Within Enterobacter sp. RHBSTW-00175, the genomic segment CAATATCGCGCGGTGTAAGGGTTGGATCGTCCTGCAACATCGCCAGTAACCGGTCGTGCAGGATCTCTACCTCACGCTGCGGGCTATGGCAAACGTGGACCGTGATACTGCGATCGTCAGGATCCAGTCGTCTTTTATTGTTGCTGTGTGCAAATTCTTCCGCGGTGATGCCCATGACCGCGCGGTTTTCCAAATCCAGGATATCTAGCTGAATGTTGTGCAGCAGGCTATCCGGTGTTATTTCAGCAAACGCATCCACGTCACCTTCACCCGAAGAGGTGATATCAGAGAGCATGTGGATATAGTCGCGCCCCAGTTTTCCCCATGATGCCAGCAGAGGGTTAGGCAGGTTTTGAATCCCCTCTTCATCGAAAAGCTGCGAAGCGGTTGCACTGTCTTTAAACAACGGCACGGTGCGTTCCTCAAAGATGCGTCGTCTTTGGCGGGTAACGAGCCGTGAGAGCCAGCGGGAGTCCTGGATGTCACCCCAGTAATGTCGGCACGGGTTGGTAAAAAGAATATGGATATCAACATGCTTACCCAACGCTTTCAGAGCGTCCAGGTAAACCGGCGGTAAGGCCGATATGCCGCAGATAAACACCCGCGATGGCAAGCCGGGCGGGGGTTCAGAAGCCGTTTCCAGTATGGATATAAACTTGTCATATAAGTTCGCACGGTGCCATTTCGGCTGACCCAGCGCCTCAGTATGTTCCACCAGCGCTTTCCACAGCGGAGCCTGCCAGATTTGCGCTTCGGATAAACCTTCTACAAGTTCCCCCGCTTCCCAGCGAATTAACCAGTCGGAACGGTAAACCAGGTACTGGTCATAGAGATCGGCGGTACGCGACGCCAGCTGGAATAACTTGCGCTTGTCGGTGTCATCAGTGAGGTAGTGCCGCAGCATGGCAAACTCATCGCGCGACAGCATTCCAGGCAGCAGCGACATCAGCTTCCAGCTCATGCTTTGCTTGTTAAACGCACTCTGCTTTGGAATATCAGGCAACACGCGAACAAACATGTCCCAGATAAAGCTCGCGGGCAGAGGGAACTCAATATTTGCCGCGATGCCAAACTTTTGTGACAAGGACATTTGCAGCCACTGTGCCATACCGGTGCTTTGCACCAGCACCATCTCTGGCTCAAACGGATCGTCAAGGCGTTCTCGCTCAACGATAAACTCCATCAGCGCTTCCAGCACATCCAGACGATTTGAGTGATAGACCCTTAACATAAACGCTCCCGACTACTGGCTAACCGGGCAGTGCAGGCGAGTCATCTCACCGCGCTGCCCCAGAGGAGAAATAATAATAGCTGTGATGCTGACACATCCGGACTGCAATGTCTGCACCCGGCTCACCTGCCAGCCCGCTGGTAACGCGTTGACGTCAACCTGAGACTGATTCCAGGCGTTATGCCAGAGCTGACGATACTGGTTTAGCGTCACGAATCGGGACGCCAGAGCCCGGTAATAGCCGGACAATGCTGTGACGGTCATCACCAGAAGTACCATCGCCAGCAAGACTTCAACCAGACTAAAACCCTGCTGTCTGTTCAGGGCAACTGACATAGTGCATTCTCCTTCAGTGGGCAAAAATCAGTCCAGCCATGGGGTGAAAAACGTATACGCCCTTCTGTAATGTCCCCCAACCGCCACAACAGCTGGTCATGGCTTCCTGCGATCAGTAACACCTGATAGTCACTCAGCAGTCGCAAACAGACTCGTGATTGTTGACCAGGCTGCCTGCACTGAACATCAGGCTGTAGCGCCCATTGCTGGCCTTTGCCCCACTCCAGCGCCGACTGCACGTTGGCCTGGTGGTGGATGGCGTTTCTCTCACTACTGACCAGTGCGCTAAAGGTTTCAAGCTGTTGGTTTAGCCCCGTCAGGATCAAACTGCCGAGCACCAGCAAAAGCAGAACCATAGCCAGTGACGATATCCCGGATTGCCGGTTCACAGATTAAACCCCGTCACACCATAGCGCGCCAGATAAGCGTCGCCCTGCCCGTTTTTTCGGCTGGCGGCCAGCTCAATATTCAGCTCTGGAGCGAAACCAGAACGCTCACGCTTGCTTACCACGAATGTCTGGATAAAAAGCCTGTCCGGGTCGGTTAGTTTTTCCCAGCCTTTGCCATCGCATGATGTCGCACCGCGCAGGGTTTCCAGTGAACCGGACTCCAGGCGAAAGCCCGTACTGTCGTTTTCCGATGCAGACATATCCCAGATACCATTGCTGTTCGCATCCCATCGCACTATTACGCAACGCCCTTGCCGACCAATGACCAGTCCTTCTCCCTGACAACCTCCTGCGCAGTATCCCGCTCGCTGAAGGTGCTTACCTATTGAAAAAAGCCGTTGCCAGACCTCCTCTTCAAGCTCCTGTCGACCTGATTGCAGCAGAACAGCCCGCTGCATCCCGGGTAAAAACCGGGCAGTGCTCAACAGCAGAATGCTGCCAATCAGCATGGCAATCAGCACTTCTGTCAGCGAGAAGCCGCGTTGCTTTAACGACATACACTCCCTCCGGCGGTATTACACATCCTGATTCGACTTGTGTTAGAGACAATCACCAGCCATTCACCCGCCCCACTGCTCACCCGAACGTGCCCGGCCCATGCTGTATCTCTTAGCCCATAGAACCCAAGCGCAGGAGTCAATTCAGTGATAGTGACCTCCGGCCAGAGTGGTTTTAGGACAAAGGCGCCACCCGCCTCACAGTCCAGGACAACGGAGCTGAAAAGACACCCGCTTTCCCCGTTCTCCTGAAGGGAAATTTTATGTTCACGGTTATGCCTGTTGGCATCGTTGCGCAGGAACACAAGGTAGTCACGTACCTGGCTGGCGGTTTGCCATAAACGATGCTGCTGTTGCCAGCTGTTCCAGCTGTAAAGCCCGGTAGAACTAAGAATGACAACCAGTGAAATAGCGACCAGGGTTTCGATTAGCGTAAAGCCCGTCTGTTTTTTCATGGCGGCAGTGTGGTACAGCGCAGTAAGGCTGACGAGTCAAAAATCAAGACATTACGAGGTGCTTTCCAGTGAATTAACCCTGTTGCAGGGCTTTGCAAAATCGCTGGATAGCAGCTCGAAAAACAGAATGGAGGCGAAAAAAAAACCGGCGCTAAAAAGCACCGGTTGTGTCAGGATTTACGCTATTAGATAGCGACAGGAGCTTTGATACCTGGATGCGGGTCATAACCCTCAATTTCGAAATCGTCAAAGCGATAGTCGAAGATTGATTCCGGTTTACGTTTGATAACCAGTTTCGGCAGTGCGCGCGGCTCACGGGTGAGCTGAAGATGCGTCTGTTCCATGTGGTTGCTGTACAGATGGGTATCACCACCCGTCCAGACGAAATCTCCCACTTCCAGGTCACACTGTTGCGCCATCATGTGCACCAGCAGCGCATAGCTTGCAATGTTAAACGGCAGGCCGAGGAACACATCGCAGGAACGCTGATAGAGCTGACAAGACAGTTTTCCGTCTGCGACATAGAACTGGAAGAACGCATGGCAAGGCGCCAGCGCCATTTTGTCCAGTTCGCCAACGTTCCACGCCGAAACGATAATGCGGCGCGAATCCGGGTCGTTTTTCAGCTGGTTCATCACAGTGGTGATCTGGTCGATATGGCGGCCATCAGGCGTTGGCCATGCGCGCCATTGCTTTCCGTATACCGGGCCGAGGTTGCCGTTATCATCTGCCCATTCGTCCCAGATAGAGACGTTGTTTTCTTGCAGATAAGCCACGTTGGTATCGCCTTGCAGGAACCAGAGCAGTTCATGAATGATCGAGCGCAGGTGGCAGCGCTTTGTCGTCACCAGTGGGAAGCCTTCTTGCAGATTGAAGCGCATCTGGTGGCCAAAAATGGAGAGCGTGCCGGTACCGGTACGGTCATTTTTCGGCGTGCCCTCATCGAGCACTTTTTTCATCAATTCAAGATACTGTTTCATGGTTCCTCAGGAAAGTTGTTGCTGTGAGCGACGACGATACGCCCAAATCATCATAATGGCACCCGCTACAATCATCGGAATGGAGAGGATCTGCCCCATACTGATGTACTGTACCCACTCACCGGTAAACTGTGCATCCGGCTGGCGGAAGAACTCGACGATGATACGGAACGCGCCGTAGCCAATCAGGAACAGGCCAGAAACAGCCCCCATCGGGCGCGGTTTGCGGATAAACAGATTCAGGATGATAAACAGCACCACGCCTTCCAGCGCCAGCTCATAAAGCTGAGACATGTGACGCGGCAGAACGCCGTACGTATCGAAAACAGATTGCCACTCAGGATGAGACGGCAGCAGTGCGATATCTTCAGCGCGGGAGCCCGGGAACAGCATGGTCCAGGAGACACTCGGGTCGACACGGCCCCACAGCTCACCGTTGATGAAGTTACCAAGACGCCCGG encodes:
- a CDS encoding prepilin-type N-terminal cleavage/methylation domain-containing protein, translated to MSVALNRQQGFSLVEVLLAMVLLVMTVTALSGYYRALASRFVTLNQYRQLWHNAWNQSQVDVNALPAGWQVSRVQTLQSGCVSITAIIISPLGQRGEMTRLHCPVSQ
- a CDS encoding DUF2509 family protein, translating into MNRQSGISSLAMVLLLLVLGSLILTGLNQQLETFSALVSSERNAIHHQANVQSALEWGKGQQWALQPDVQCRQPGQQSRVCLRLLSDYQVLLIAGSHDQLLWRLGDITEGRIRFSPHGWTDFCPLKENALCQLP
- a CDS encoding prepilin peptidase-dependent protein, which codes for MSLKQRGFSLTEVLIAMLIGSILLLSTARFLPGMQRAVLLQSGRQELEEEVWQRLFSIGKHLQRAGYCAGGCQGEGLVIGRQGRCVIVRWDANSNGIWDMSASENDSTGFRLESGSLETLRGATSCDGKGWEKLTDPDRLFIQTFVVSKRERSGFAPELNIELAASRKNGQGDAYLARYGVTGFNL
- a CDS encoding prepilin peptidase-dependent protein; its protein translation is MKKQTGFTLIETLVAISLVVILSSTGLYSWNSWQQQHRLWQTASQVRDYLVFLRNDANRHNREHKISLQENGESGCLFSSVVLDCEAGGAFVLKPLWPEVTITELTPALGFYGLRDTAWAGHVRVSSGAGEWLVIVSNTSRIRMCNTAGGSVCR
- the thyA gene encoding thymidylate synthase, which gives rise to MKQYLELMKKVLDEGTPKNDRTGTGTLSIFGHQMRFNLQEGFPLVTTKRCHLRSIIHELLWFLQGDTNVAYLQENNVSIWDEWADDNGNLGPVYGKQWRAWPTPDGRHIDQITTVMNQLKNDPDSRRIIVSAWNVGELDKMALAPCHAFFQFYVADGKLSCQLYQRSCDVFLGLPFNIASYALLVHMMAQQCDLEVGDFVWTGGDTHLYSNHMEQTHLQLTREPRALPKLVIKRKPESIFDYRFDDFEIEGYDPHPGIKAPVAI
- the lgt gene encoding prolipoprotein diacylglyceryl transferase; this translates as MNSGYLHFPEFDPVIFSVGPVALHWYGLMYLVGFVFAMWLAGRRASRPGSGWTKNEVENLLYAGFLGVFLGGRIGYVLFYNFPVFLSDPLYLFRVWDGGMSFHGGLIGVILVMVIFAKRTKRNFFQVSDFIAPLIPFGLGAGRLGNFINGELWGRVDPSVSWTMLFPGSRAEDIALLPSHPEWQSVFDTYGVLPRHMSQLYELALEGVVLFIILNLFIRKPRPMGAVSGLFLIGYGAFRIIVEFFRQPDAQFTGEWVQYISMGQILSIPMIVAGAIMMIWAYRRRSQQQLS